A window from Azoarcus sp. DD4 encodes these proteins:
- the chrA gene encoding chromate efflux transporter, whose amino-acid sequence MNDIATPAATELAPSQAPATVGRWEAFLFWLKLGFISFGGPAGQIAIMHTELVERRRWISEKRFLHALNYCMVLPGPEAQQLATYIGWLLHRGWGGVVAGGLFVLPSLFILIALSWVYIAFGNVPLVAGLFYGIKPAVTAIVVHAAHRIGSRALKNGLLWAIAGASFVAIFALNVPFPAIVLGAAAIGFIGGRIAPAKFQAGGGHGKAGKSYGAALIDDDTPTPEHARFRWPRLIRLAVIGALLWLVPMALLTATLGWHDTFTQMGWFFTKAALLTFGGAYAVLPYVYQGAVGHYGWLTPVQMIDGLALGETTPGPLIMVVAFVGFVGGYVQALFGPQAQFLAGAAAAALVTWFTFLPSFLFIFAGGPLVEATHDDLKFTAPLTAITAAVVGVILNLAMFFGYHVLWPAGFGGEFDWPSALIALAAAVALFRYKLNVMQVIGACALIGLAVRLLAG is encoded by the coding sequence ATGAACGACATCGCCACCCCCGCCGCCACCGAACTCGCCCCGTCTCAGGCACCGGCCACCGTCGGCCGCTGGGAGGCCTTCCTGTTCTGGTTGAAGCTCGGCTTCATCAGCTTCGGCGGGCCGGCCGGGCAGATCGCCATCATGCACACCGAGCTGGTCGAGCGCCGGCGCTGGATCAGCGAGAAGCGCTTCCTGCACGCGCTCAACTACTGCATGGTGCTGCCCGGGCCGGAGGCGCAGCAGCTCGCCACCTACATCGGCTGGCTGCTGCACCGCGGCTGGGGCGGGGTGGTGGCGGGCGGGCTGTTCGTGCTGCCCTCGCTCTTCATCCTGATCGCGCTGTCCTGGGTCTACATCGCCTTCGGCAACGTGCCGCTGGTGGCGGGGCTGTTCTACGGCATCAAGCCGGCAGTGACCGCCATCGTGGTCCACGCCGCCCACCGCATCGGCTCGCGCGCGCTGAAAAACGGCCTGCTGTGGGCGATCGCCGGGGCATCCTTCGTGGCCATCTTCGCGCTCAACGTGCCTTTCCCGGCCATCGTGCTGGGGGCCGCCGCCATCGGCTTCATCGGCGGGCGGATTGCCCCGGCGAAATTCCAGGCCGGCGGCGGCCACGGCAAGGCGGGCAAGTCCTATGGCGCCGCGCTGATCGACGACGACACGCCCACCCCCGAGCACGCCCGCTTCCGCTGGCCGCGGCTGATCCGGCTCGCGGTCATTGGTGCCTTGCTGTGGCTGGTGCCGATGGCCTTGCTGACCGCCACGCTGGGCTGGCACGATACCTTCACCCAGATGGGCTGGTTCTTCACCAAGGCGGCGCTGCTGACCTTCGGCGGCGCCTACGCGGTGCTGCCCTATGTCTACCAGGGCGCGGTCGGCCACTACGGCTGGCTGACGCCGGTGCAGATGATAGACGGCCTCGCCCTGGGCGAAACCACGCCGGGGCCGCTGATCATGGTGGTGGCCTTCGTCGGCTTCGTCGGCGGCTACGTGCAGGCGCTGTTCGGGCCGCAGGCGCAGTTTCTCGCCGGTGCGGCGGCCGCGGCGCTGGTGACCTGGTTCACCTTCCTGCCGTCCTTCCTGTTCATCTTCGCCGGCGGTCCGCTGGTCGAAGCCACCCACGACGACCTGAAATTCACCGCTCCGCTCACCGCCATCACCGCGGCGGTGGTCGGCGTGATCCTCAACCTCGCGATGTTCTTCGGCTACCACGTGCTGTGGCCGGCCGGCTTCGGCGGCGAATTCGACTGGCCGTCGGCGCTGATCGCGCTGGCCGCCGCGGTGGCGCTGTTCCGCTACAAGCTGAACGTGATGCAGGTGATCGGCGCGTGCGCGCTCATCGGCCTGGCGGTGAGGCTGCTGGCCGGCTGA
- a CDS encoding MFS transporter has product MSTVKSAPRLPRAIWMLGFVSLLMDVSSELIHSLLPVFLVASLGASALVIGLIEGAAEATALIVRVFSGVLSDYWGKRKPLAVLGYGLGALSKPLFAIAAGPGMVLAARLIDRVGKGIRGAPRDALVADIAPAALRGAAFGLRQSLDTVGAFLGPLLAIGLMLLWANDFRAVFWVAIVPGFLAVALLLFGVSEPERPPQAAAINPIRREALRRLSRAYWRVVTIGAIFTLARFSEAFLVLRALDGGLPIAYSPLALIVMNVVYALSAYPFGKLSDGMSHTRLLALGLAVLIAADLAFAAGTHWSTLATGIVLWGLHMGITQGLLARMVADTAPAELRGTAFGFFNLVSGLAMLVASVLAGLLWESLGAAWTFAAGAAFGTLALVALSRPAASPPGR; this is encoded by the coding sequence ATGAGCACAGTGAAATCCGCCCCCCGCCTGCCGCGCGCAATCTGGATGCTGGGCTTCGTCAGCCTGCTGATGGATGTCTCGTCCGAGTTGATCCACAGCCTGCTGCCGGTCTTCCTGGTGGCCTCGCTCGGCGCGAGCGCGCTGGTGATCGGCCTCATCGAAGGCGCGGCCGAGGCCACCGCGCTCATCGTACGGGTCTTTTCCGGCGTGCTGTCGGACTACTGGGGCAAGCGCAAGCCGCTGGCGGTGCTGGGCTATGGGCTGGGGGCGCTGTCCAAGCCGCTGTTCGCGATCGCCGCCGGGCCGGGCATGGTGCTCGCCGCCCGGCTGATAGACCGCGTCGGCAAGGGCATACGCGGCGCACCGCGCGATGCGCTGGTGGCGGACATCGCGCCGGCCGCACTGCGCGGTGCGGCCTTCGGCCTGCGCCAGTCGCTCGATACCGTCGGCGCCTTCCTCGGCCCGCTACTGGCCATCGGCCTGATGCTGCTGTGGGCCAACGACTTCCGTGCGGTGTTCTGGGTCGCCATCGTGCCCGGCTTCCTGGCGGTGGCCCTGCTGCTATTCGGTGTGAGCGAACCCGAGCGGCCGCCGCAGGCGGCGGCGATCAACCCGATCCGCAGGGAGGCACTGCGCCGCCTGTCGCGCGCCTACTGGCGAGTGGTGACGATAGGCGCCATCTTCACGCTGGCGCGCTTTTCCGAAGCCTTCCTGGTGCTGCGTGCGCTCGACGGCGGCCTGCCCATCGCCTATTCGCCGCTGGCCCTGATCGTGATGAACGTGGTCTATGCGCTGTCCGCCTACCCCTTCGGCAAGCTCTCCGACGGCATGAGCCACACCCGGCTGCTGGCGCTCGGCCTGGCGGTGCTGATCGCCGCCGACCTCGCCTTTGCCGCCGGTACGCACTGGAGCACGCTCGCCACCGGCATCGTGCTGTGGGGCTTGCACATGGGTATCACCCAGGGTCTGCTCGCGCGCATGGTGGCCGATACCGCACCGGCCGAACTGCGCGGCACCGCCTTCGGCTTCTTCAACCTGGTGAGCGGGCTGGCGATGCTGGTGGCCAGCGTGCTCGCCGGCCTGCTGTGGGAAAGCCTGGGCGCCGCCTGGACCTTCGCCGCCGGCGCGGCGTTCGGCACGCTGGCGCTCGTGGCGCTCAGCCGGCCAGCAGCCTCACCGCCAGGCCGATGA
- a CDS encoding isoprenylcysteine carboxylmethyltransferase family protein: MSDTPAYGLWSLVVINSLFFIAFAFSFARPRSSRDWRSLGAYSAFIVALFTEMYGFPLTIYLLSGWLSAHFPGVDFSAHDSGHLLEVMFGWRGNPHFGPFHLASTAFIVAGFWLLAKAWPVLYQAQREHRVACTGPYARIRHPQYVAFVLVMSGFLLQWPTLVTLAMFPVLLLVYARLARREEDDAIAGFGDEYRRYRERTPAFVPRLRAGPD, translated from the coding sequence ATGTCTGACACGCCCGCCTACGGCCTGTGGTCGCTGGTCGTCATCAACTCGCTATTCTTCATCGCCTTCGCCTTCAGCTTCGCCCGGCCGCGCAGCTCGCGCGACTGGCGCTCGCTCGGCGCCTACTCGGCCTTCATCGTCGCGCTGTTCACCGAGATGTACGGCTTTCCGCTGACGATCTATCTGCTGTCGGGCTGGCTGTCCGCGCACTTTCCCGGCGTGGATTTCTCGGCCCACGATTCCGGCCATCTGCTGGAAGTCATGTTCGGCTGGCGCGGCAATCCGCACTTCGGACCCTTCCATCTGGCCAGCACCGCATTCATCGTCGCCGGCTTCTGGCTGCTGGCGAAGGCCTGGCCGGTGCTGTACCAGGCGCAGCGCGAGCATCGCGTGGCCTGCACCGGCCCCTATGCGCGCATCCGCCATCCGCAGTACGTCGCCTTCGTGCTGGTGATGTCCGGCTTCCTGCTGCAATGGCCGACGCTGGTGACGCTGGCGATGTTCCCGGTGCTGCTGCTGGTCTATGCCCGCCTCGCGCGCCGCGAGGAAGACGATGCGATCGCCGGATTCGGTGACGAGTACCGGCGCTACCGCGAGCGCACGCCCGCCTTCGTTCCGCGCCTGCGCGCCGGCCCCGACTAG
- a CDS encoding class I SAM-dependent methyltransferase: protein MKRPLDNWMWICPALAVTLAAVVLWRWGPGWPGAVVAALLLVCPLILVWAALRLRGTDAYPTETAPHTHGVTLGWAAPIYDWYCPRLGLGPAFRRETLRHAALRAGEQVLDVGCGTGVLTRLAADAVGPGGSVTGIDAAPAMIAAARRAAAAEASRARFEVAAIEALPFADASFDAVLSSAMLHHLPPATKLAGLREVHRVLKPGGRLVIVDLDRPATPLWWLLLWPMLAMPMTAANLRGEIPAFLQRSGFDTVEKRGHWMGLLGFWVACPASPRPGEPS from the coding sequence ATGAAACGTCCGCTCGACAACTGGATGTGGATCTGCCCGGCACTGGCGGTGACGCTGGCGGCCGTGGTGCTGTGGCGCTGGGGGCCGGGCTGGCCGGGCGCGGTGGTGGCGGCGCTGCTGCTGGTCTGCCCGCTCATCCTGGTGTGGGCCGCCCTGCGCCTGCGCGGCACCGACGCCTACCCGACCGAAACCGCACCGCACACCCACGGCGTCACCCTGGGCTGGGCGGCGCCGATCTACGACTGGTACTGCCCCAGGCTCGGGCTCGGCCCCGCCTTTCGCCGCGAGACCCTGCGCCACGCCGCGCTGCGGGCCGGCGAACAGGTGCTCGACGTCGGCTGCGGCACCGGCGTGCTCACCCGCCTCGCGGCCGACGCGGTCGGCCCCGGCGGCAGCGTCACCGGCATCGACGCCGCGCCGGCGATGATCGCGGCCGCCCGCCGCGCCGCCGCTGCCGAAGCGAGCCGGGCGCGCTTCGAGGTCGCCGCGATCGAGGCGCTGCCCTTTGCCGATGCGTCCTTCGACGCGGTGCTGTCGAGCGCCATGCTGCACCACCTGCCGCCCGCCACCAAGCTCGCCGGCCTGCGCGAGGTGCATCGCGTGCTCAAGCCGGGCGGCCGGCTCGTCATCGTCGATCTCGACCGCCCGGCCACGCCGCTGTGGTGGCTGCTGCTGTGGCCGATGCTGGCGATGCCGATGACCGCCGCCAACCTGCGCGGCGAGATTCCCGCCTTCCTGCAACGCAGCGGTTTCGATACCGTCGAGAAACGCGGGCACTGGATGGGTCTGCTCGGCTTCTGGGTCGCCTGCCCGGCATCGCCCCGCCCGGGAGAACCGTCATGA
- a CDS encoding DUF2933 domain-containing protein → MSSLHDAPRSPPPQDKGQTKPKWVFIGFLALAAFYLLAEHRAHLLGLLPWLLLLACPLMHLFMHHGHRPHGGGHGHDRRHADAAEKRDV, encoded by the coding sequence ATGAGCTCATTGCACGACGCCCCCCGTTCGCCCCCGCCGCAGGACAAGGGGCAGACAAAACCGAAATGGGTGTTCATCGGCTTTCTCGCCCTGGCCGCCTTCTACCTGCTCGCCGAACACCGCGCCCATCTGCTCGGCCTGCTGCCCTGGCTGTTGCTGCTCGCCTGCCCGCTGATGCATCTGTTCATGCATCACGGCCATCGCCCTCACGGCGGCGGTCACGGTCACGACCGGCGGCATGCCGACGCCGCGGAGAAACGCGATGTCTGA
- a CDS encoding NapC/NirT family cytochrome c yields MAQSDPATGSNALKRLWRWFWQPSTRYAWGGILIAGVIAGILFWGGFHTVLEATNTQAFCTSCHEMKAFVLPEYQASPHYRNTAGVRASCPDCHVPREWGPKLARKIRATNELYHKLLGTIDTREKFEAMRLQLAGNVWRTMKASDSRECRNCHSFDAMNIEGQAKRAQRFHAEATANKETCIDCHQGIAHKLPDGWEAHYEKAIAR; encoded by the coding sequence ATGGCCCAATCCGACCCCGCAACCGGATCAAACGCGCTCAAGCGGCTGTGGCGCTGGTTCTGGCAACCGAGCACCCGCTACGCCTGGGGCGGCATCCTCATCGCCGGCGTCATCGCCGGCATCCTGTTCTGGGGCGGCTTCCACACCGTGCTCGAAGCGACCAACACCCAGGCCTTCTGCACCTCCTGCCACGAGATGAAGGCCTTCGTCCTGCCGGAATACCAGGCCTCGCCCCATTACCGCAACACCGCCGGCGTGCGGGCCAGCTGCCCCGACTGCCACGTCCCGCGCGAATGGGGGCCGAAGCTGGCGCGCAAGATCCGCGCGACCAACGAGCTGTATCACAAGCTGCTGGGCACCATAGACACCCGCGAGAAGTTCGAGGCAATGCGCCTGCAGCTGGCGGGCAATGTGTGGCGCACGATGAAGGCGAGCGATTCGCGCGAGTGCCGCAACTGTCACTCGTTCGACGCGATGAACATCGAGGGCCAGGCCAAGCGGGCACAGCGCTTTCACGCGGAGGCCACCGCCAACAAGGAAACCTGCATCGACTGCCACCAGGGCATCGCGCACAAGCTGCCCGACGGCTGGGAGGCGCACTACGAGAAGGCCATCGCCCGCTGA
- a CDS encoding heavy metal translocating P-type ATPase has translation MRHQHLHHDGDAVLHADHHHHAPPPASADDARDPVCGMAVKPDSPHRASHAGHDYRFCSAHCLTRFQADPQRYLAPATQPETAAADGTEYTCPMHPEIRQIGPGTCPKCGMALEPVLPSAEAESSPELADFRRRFWWTLPLTLAVTLIAMSGGLFDPLLGAARPWVELALATPVVLWAGAPFFVRCVQSIRQRSPNMWTLIGLGTGAAYVYSVIATVAPDLFPHSFRMGEHVAVYFEAAAVIISLTLLGQVMELKARAETGAAIKALLGLAPKTARRIRTDGGEEDIPLAHVHPGDRLRVRPGEKVPVDGGVIEGESAVDESMLTGEPIPVTKRPGDKLIGATLNTSGALVMVAEKIGSQTVLAQIVQMVAQAQRSRAPMQRMADVVAGWFVVGVVLIALASFFAWGLYGPQPSWAYGLINAVAVLIIACPCALGLATPMSVMVATGKAATHGVLFRDAAAIESLRQVDTLIVDKTGTLTEGRPAFHALAAAAGWTEDEVLRIAASLDQGSEHPLAHAIVAEARQRGLKLTTPDRFESSSGIGVHGTVEGRRVVLGNSALMDDEGIAWQPLAARAEALRQEGASVMHLAVDGALAGLVAVADPIKASTPDALRTLRDSGMRIVMATGDGLTTARAVGARLGIDAVHGEVKPADKDALVARLQGEGRVVAMAGDGINDAPALARANVGIAMGTGTDVAMNSAHLTLVKGDLRGIATARNISLATVANMRQNLLFALLYNALGVPIAAGLLYPAFGLLLSPMIAALAMSFSSVSVVGNALRLNRAKV, from the coding sequence ATGCGCCACCAACACCTGCATCACGACGGCGACGCGGTGCTTCATGCCGACCACCACCATCACGCCCCTCCGCCCGCCTCCGCCGACGACGCCAGAGACCCGGTCTGCGGCATGGCGGTGAAGCCGGATTCGCCCCATCGCGCCAGCCACGCCGGCCACGACTACCGCTTCTGCAGCGCGCACTGCCTGACCCGCTTCCAGGCCGACCCGCAGCGCTATCTCGCCCCGGCCACACAGCCCGAGACCGCCGCAGCCGACGGCACCGAATACACCTGCCCGATGCACCCCGAGATCCGCCAGATCGGCCCCGGCACCTGCCCCAAGTGCGGCATGGCGCTGGAACCGGTGCTGCCGTCGGCCGAGGCCGAAAGCAGCCCGGAACTCGCCGACTTCCGCCGCCGCTTCTGGTGGACGCTGCCGCTCACCCTGGCCGTCACCCTGATCGCGATGTCCGGCGGCCTGTTCGACCCGCTGCTCGGCGCCGCGCGGCCGTGGGTGGAACTCGCGCTCGCCACCCCGGTGGTGCTGTGGGCGGGCGCGCCCTTCTTCGTGCGCTGCGTGCAATCCATCCGCCAGCGCAGCCCCAACATGTGGACGCTGATCGGCCTGGGCACCGGCGCCGCCTATGTCTACAGCGTGATCGCCACCGTCGCGCCCGACCTCTTCCCGCACTCGTTCCGCATGGGCGAGCACGTCGCGGTGTATTTCGAAGCTGCCGCGGTGATCATCTCGCTGACCCTGCTCGGCCAGGTGATGGAACTGAAGGCGCGCGCCGAGACCGGCGCCGCGATCAAGGCGCTGCTCGGCCTCGCGCCCAAGACCGCGCGCCGCATCCGCACCGACGGCGGCGAGGAGGACATCCCGCTCGCCCATGTGCATCCGGGCGACCGCCTGCGCGTGCGCCCGGGCGAGAAGGTGCCGGTGGATGGCGGCGTGATCGAGGGCGAAAGCGCGGTGGACGAATCCATGCTCACCGGCGAACCCATCCCGGTGACCAAGCGGCCGGGCGACAAGCTGATCGGCGCCACGCTGAACACCAGCGGCGCGCTGGTGATGGTGGCGGAAAAAATCGGCAGCCAGACGGTGCTGGCGCAGATCGTGCAGATGGTGGCCCAGGCCCAGCGCTCGCGCGCGCCCATGCAGCGCATGGCCGACGTGGTCGCCGGCTGGTTCGTGGTCGGGGTGGTGCTGATCGCGCTCGCCAGCTTCTTCGCCTGGGGGCTCTACGGCCCGCAGCCGAGCTGGGCCTACGGCCTGATCAACGCCGTCGCGGTACTCATCATCGCCTGCCCCTGCGCGCTCGGCCTGGCGACGCCGATGTCGGTGATGGTCGCCACCGGCAAGGCCGCCACCCACGGCGTGCTGTTCCGCGACGCCGCGGCCATCGAATCGCTGCGCCAGGTCGACACCCTGATCGTGGACAAGACCGGCACCCTCACCGAAGGCCGCCCCGCCTTCCATGCCCTTGCCGCCGCCGCAGGCTGGACCGAGGACGAGGTGCTGCGCATCGCCGCCAGCCTCGACCAGGGCAGCGAACACCCGCTCGCCCACGCCATCGTCGCCGAGGCCAGGCAGCGCGGACTGAAGCTGACGACGCCGGACCGCTTCGAATCCTCGTCCGGCATCGGCGTACACGGCACGGTGGAAGGCCGCCGGGTGGTGCTCGGCAACAGCGCGCTGATGGACGACGAAGGCATCGCCTGGCAGCCCCTCGCCGCACGCGCCGAAGCGCTGCGCCAGGAGGGCGCCAGCGTGATGCACCTCGCGGTCGATGGCGCGCTCGCCGGACTGGTCGCGGTGGCCGACCCCATCAAGGCTTCCACCCCCGACGCGCTGCGCACGCTGCGCGACAGCGGCATGCGCATCGTCATGGCCACCGGCGACGGCCTCACCACCGCGCGCGCGGTCGGCGCCCGGCTGGGCATCGACGCGGTGCACGGCGAGGTCAAGCCGGCCGACAAGGATGCGCTGGTCGCCAGGCTGCAGGGCGAAGGCCGCGTCGTCGCGATGGCGGGCGACGGCATCAACGACGCCCCGGCGCTGGCGCGCGCCAACGTCGGCATCGCCATGGGCACCGGCACCGACGTGGCGATGAACAGCGCCCACCTGACGCTGGTGAAGGGCGACCTGCGCGGCATCGCCACCGCGCGCAACATCTCGCTCGCCACCGTCGCCAACATGCGCCAGAACCTGCTGTTCGCGCTGCTCTACAACGCCCTCGGCGTACCCATCGCCGCCGGCCTGCTCTACCCGGCCTTCGGCCTGCTGCTGTCGCCGATGATCGCCGCGCTGGCGATGAGCTTCAGCTCGGTGTCGGTGGTCGGCAACGCGCTGCGGCTGAACCGGGCGAAGGTCTGA
- a CDS encoding ethylbenzene dehydrogenase-related protein, with translation MIASTSKPAHGVAIAALAATFSTTALSAPPADWSQIPVQTIKLFYPGQSSYDWLKSPAHKRADGKVKAGDSCISCHEGEEAEIGAKLVKGDRLEPAPIAGKQGVMDLQVQAAHDATNLYLRFQWKTQMDRAGQMHDYMMYDGEKWVFFGDARSEEKVRSGAEPPLYEDRLALMIDDGKVPLFKNQGCWLTCHNGMRDMPGEVGKEQVQAHALIGKTLKESDVRKYLPGTRSDDAASWDKTRSAEDIARLKAAGEFLELMQWRAHRSNPVGMADDGYVLEYRLSDEGKNPFSWNVDRKTMTPKFMFDARKVGAKAITLQDIGNASKPHAIIREENAVAYDAAAGWKKGDVLPGRLLSRADASGSAADNADVKGSWKDGMWTVVWTRKLDTGHPADDKALKPGSVVSVGFAVHDDNVTTRFHHVSFPMTLGIGAKGAISSTAVK, from the coding sequence ATGATTGCATCGACATCGAAGCCCGCGCACGGCGTGGCGATTGCAGCACTGGCGGCAACGTTTTCGACAACGGCGCTGTCGGCGCCACCGGCCGACTGGTCGCAGATTCCGGTCCAGACCATCAAGTTGTTCTACCCGGGCCAGAGCAGCTACGACTGGCTCAAGAGCCCCGCCCACAAGCGCGCCGACGGCAAGGTCAAGGCCGGCGATTCCTGTATCTCGTGCCATGAGGGGGAAGAGGCCGAAATCGGCGCCAAGCTCGTCAAGGGCGACCGCCTCGAACCCGCGCCCATCGCCGGCAAGCAGGGCGTCATGGACCTCCAGGTCCAGGCCGCCCACGACGCCACCAACCTCTACCTGCGCTTCCAGTGGAAGACCCAGATGGATCGTGCCGGCCAGATGCACGACTACATGATGTACGACGGCGAGAAATGGGTCTTCTTCGGCGATGCCCGCTCCGAGGAAAAGGTGCGCAGCGGCGCCGAACCGCCGCTCTACGAGGACCGCCTGGCGCTGATGATAGACGACGGCAAGGTGCCGCTGTTCAAGAACCAGGGCTGCTGGCTGACCTGCCACAACGGCATGCGCGACATGCCCGGCGAGGTGGGCAAGGAGCAGGTGCAGGCCCATGCGCTGATCGGCAAGACGCTGAAGGAAAGCGATGTCCGCAAGTACCTGCCCGGCACCCGCAGCGACGACGCCGCGAGCTGGGACAAGACCCGCTCCGCGGAAGACATCGCCCGGCTCAAGGCAGCGGGCGAGTTCCTCGAGCTGATGCAGTGGCGCGCCCATCGCAGCAACCCGGTCGGGATGGCCGACGACGGTTACGTGCTCGAATACCGCCTGTCCGACGAAGGCAAGAATCCCTTCAGCTGGAATGTGGACCGCAAGACCATGACGCCGAAGTTCATGTTCGATGCCAGGAAGGTGGGCGCCAAGGCGATCACGCTGCAGGACATCGGCAACGCATCCAAGCCCCACGCCATCATCCGGGAAGAGAACGCGGTGGCCTACGATGCCGCGGCCGGATGGAAGAAAGGCGACGTGCTCCCCGGGCGCCTGCTGTCGCGCGCCGACGCCAGCGGCTCGGCGGCCGACAACGCGGACGTCAAGGGCAGCTGGAAGGACGGCATGTGGACGGTGGTGTGGACGCGCAAGCTCGACACCGGCCACCCGGCCGACGACAAGGCGCTCAAACCCGGCAGCGTGGTCAGCGTGGGCTTCGCCGTCCATGACGACAACGTCACCACCCGCTTCCACCACGTGTCCTTCCCGATGACCCTGGGCATCGGCGCCAAGGGCGCGATCTCCTCGACAGCGGTGAAATAG